One genomic segment of Helianthus annuus cultivar XRQ/B chromosome 14, HanXRQr2.0-SUNRISE, whole genome shotgun sequence includes these proteins:
- the LOC110906873 gene encoding leucine-rich repeat extensin-like protein 1, with protein sequence MEMDDDPDPEMQTGTPGHPISISSGSPFQGSPYNGPDSFQERMGTYDWYFTPSSHSSLAQPPLEDSQLQAVSPPPLPVEEPPQQPPQPPPEPPRRRRNACMSVRGGPRFSSPRGLSSYPPIPEDPQLGGPSNAASEVNPPQASYAPPQAPMGFDNPIPTYPGSSGYNPYRDPSGYPLGYETHDPYLTAAQYHHLYPSTYPPMPPTEYPIQGYQYPSYQPPPPQQLQQQQQTQKILKRLDKVEHRTKKNKERHNSFMKGLTNLIKGKKK encoded by the coding sequence ATGGAGATGGATGATGACCCCGACCCGGAAATGCAAACAGGAACCCCGGGCCATCCTATCAGTATATCTAGTGGGTCTCCGTTTCAGGGATCCCCATACAATGGACCTGATTCTTTCCAGGAGAGGATGGGTACCTATGATTGGTATTTTACCCCTTCTTCACATAGCTCTCTGGCCCAACCGCCTTTGGAAGATTCTCAACTCCAAGctgtctcaccaccaccacttccgGTAGAAGAGCCACcgcagcagccaccgcagccaccTCCCGAGCCTCCGAGGCGAAGGAGGAATGCATgcatgtccgtgcgaggaggaccCCGTTTCAGTTCTCCTCGTGGTTTGAGTTCCTATCCCCCTATTCCAGAGGACCCCCAGTTGGGTGGACCCTCAAACGCGGCTTCGGAGGTTAATCCTCCGCAAGCTTCTTATGCACCACCTCAGGCGCCTATGGGTTTTGATAATCCCATCCCAACGTACCCAGGTTCTTCCGGGTACAATCCTTATAGAGACCCGTCGGGGTATCCATTGGGATATGAAACTCACGACCCATATCTTACGGCTGCACAATATCATCACCTTTATCCTTCTACTTACCCTCCTATGCCTCCAACTGAATACCCAATTCAGGGTTATCAGTATCCTTCGTATCAGCCACCTCCTCCCCAGCagctacaacaacaacaacaaactcAGAAGATCCTAAAGAGGTTGGATAAGGTTGAGCATAGGACTAAGAAGAACAAGGAGAGGCATAACAGCTTTATGAAAGGCCTCACCAACCTTATTAAGGGGAAGAAGAAGTAG